One segment of Triticum aestivum cultivar Chinese Spring chromosome 2A, IWGSC CS RefSeq v2.1, whole genome shotgun sequence DNA contains the following:
- the LOC123186582 gene encoding dof zinc finger protein 4-like, which translates to MAPASASLLAGAKRSADATELPQAQEGALTKKNGQSQQQKLECPRCSSSDTKFCYYNNYSTAQPRHYCRTCRRYWTHGGTLRNVPVGGACRRGGSSKRRRPSAEPQTTSSDSPQPDLQETRLLSDHPLPVFPFLTDGGPVFLPQFDLGLGGFPWTPATMDHLYDGLAAPWGGCDRALAPTGAWDDFGGLELAWPPPPPAGN; encoded by the exons ATGGCTCCAGCTTCCGCCTCGCTCCTCGCCGGCGCCAAGCGCTCCGCGGACGCTACTGAGCTTCCACAAGCGCAG GAGGGCGCGCTGACCAAGAAGAACGGCCAGAGCCAGCAGCAGAAGCTGGAGTGCCCGCGGTGCAGCTCCAGCGACACCAAATTCTGCTACTACAACAACTACAGCACGGCGCAGCCGCGCCACTACTGCCGCACCTGCCGCCGCTACTGGACGCACGGCGGCACGCTGCGCAACGTGCCCGTCGGCGGGGCATGCCGCcgcggcggcagcagcaagcgcCGCAGGCCCTCCGCTGAGCCCCAGACGACCTCCTCCGACTCGCCGCAGCCGGACCTCCAGGAGACGCGCCTTCTCTCCGACCACCCGCTCCCAGTCTTCCCGTTCCTCACCGACGGCGGCCCCGTCTTCCTGCCGCAGTTCGATCTCGGGCTCGGCGGGTTCCCCTGGACACCGGCGACCATGGACCACCTCTACGACGGGCTCGCGGCGCCGTGGGGTGGCTGCGACCGGGCGCTCGCCCCCACCGGCGCATGGGACGACTTCGGCGGCCTCGAGCTCGCCTGGCCACCACCGCCACCGGCCGGGAACTGA